A genomic window from Microvirga sp. TS319 includes:
- a CDS encoding DedA family protein, which produces MSLETITNTILEFIRANQGYAPLIVGLMTFGESFAFISLVLPMVTILVAVGFALAAADIIFWHVWLGATIGAFVSAWVSYEIGYKVKKRAYGIWPLSRKPDLVDKGERFFQRFGPWAMFLGRFFGPTRAVLPLIAGIFMMPRVLFQAANMASASAWSFALLAPGAGLAHYLTW; this is translated from the coding sequence GTGAGTCTTGAGACCATCACCAACACCATTCTCGAATTCATCCGGGCGAACCAGGGCTATGCCCCCCTGATCGTGGGCCTCATGACCTTCGGGGAATCGTTCGCCTTCATCTCGCTCGTCCTCCCGATGGTCACGATCCTGGTGGCCGTCGGCTTCGCGCTGGCGGCGGCGGATATCATCTTCTGGCATGTCTGGCTGGGCGCCACCATCGGGGCCTTCGTGAGCGCCTGGGTCTCATACGAGATCGGCTACAAGGTCAAGAAGCGAGCCTATGGGATCTGGCCGCTGTCCCGAAAGCCCGACCTGGTCGACAAGGGCGAGCGGTTCTTTCAACGCTTCGGGCCATGGGCCATGTTTCTGGGACGCTTCTTCGGCCCGACCCGGGCCGTTCTGCCTCTGATCGCCGGTATCTTCATGATGCCGCGCGTGCTCTTCCAGGCAGCCAACATGGCCTCGGCCTCGGCGTGGTCCTTCGCTCTGCTCGCGCCTGGGGCCGGGCTGGCGCACTACCTGACCTGGTAG
- the acs gene encoding acetate--CoA ligase, which yields MTQNVFPVPASLQASAHVDAESYERLYRQSIDDPEGFWREQAQILDWMKPFTQVKSTRYTPEDVTIEWFADGRLNASYNCLDRHAEARPNDAAILWEGDTPGETKRITWGELHREVSRLANALTKLGVKKGDFVSIYLPVVHQSIAAMLACARIGAVHSVVFSGFSSEALAGRIEDCRSRVLITADEGMRGGKYVPLKKNADAALEKLPFVEHVLVVRRTGREVPMEAGRDRWYDEALAEVPEVCPPVAIGAEDPLFVLYTSGSTGKPKGMLHTTGGYLVHAAASFRAMFDYHPGDIHFCTADVGWVTAHTYLVYGPLANGATIVLFEGVPTWPDASRWWQIVEQYKVNIFYTAPTAIRSLMREGEGPVRKHDLSSLKIMGSVGEPINPEAWLWYRDVIGGGRCPIVDTYWQTETGAVLLCPLPGATALKPGSATKPFFGVRPALIGSDGAIVDGEGAGSLCFADSWPGQARTILGDRERFMKTYFSAYPGYYFTGDGARRDADGDYWITGRLDDVINVSGHRLGTVEVEAALASHPSVAEAAVVGVPHEIKGQGIFAFVTLKEGVTESAELQRELIQAVRTRIGPIATPDRIEWAAQLPKNRSGKILRRILTRIAAGDFENHGDTTTVADPAVVAAIVGRMQAQAQAQPQGV from the coding sequence ATGACCCAGAACGTTTTTCCCGTCCCGGCCAGCCTTCAGGCCTCCGCCCATGTCGATGCGGAAAGCTATGAGCGGCTCTACCGGCAATCCATCGACGACCCGGAGGGTTTTTGGCGCGAGCAGGCGCAGATCCTCGACTGGATGAAGCCGTTCACGCAGGTCAAGTCCACCCGTTACACGCCTGAGGACGTCACCATCGAATGGTTCGCCGACGGGCGCCTGAACGCGTCCTATAACTGCCTGGACCGTCATGCCGAGGCTCGCCCGAACGATGCGGCGATCCTGTGGGAGGGCGATACGCCCGGCGAGACGAAGCGGATCACCTGGGGCGAGCTCCATCGCGAGGTGTCCCGGCTTGCCAATGCGCTGACCAAGCTCGGCGTGAAGAAAGGCGATTTCGTCAGCATCTATCTGCCCGTCGTTCATCAATCGATTGCCGCGATGCTCGCCTGCGCGCGCATCGGCGCGGTTCATTCCGTGGTGTTCAGCGGCTTCTCGTCGGAGGCGCTCGCGGGGCGCATCGAGGATTGCCGGTCACGGGTCCTGATCACCGCCGACGAGGGCATGCGCGGCGGCAAATACGTGCCCCTGAAGAAGAATGCGGACGCGGCCCTGGAGAAGCTCCCCTTCGTCGAGCATGTTCTGGTGGTTCGCCGCACCGGACGCGAGGTCCCGATGGAGGCCGGGCGCGACCGCTGGTACGACGAGGCTTTGGCCGAAGTGCCGGAGGTCTGCCCCCCCGTCGCGATCGGCGCGGAGGATCCTCTCTTCGTGCTCTACACGTCCGGGTCCACAGGCAAGCCGAAGGGCATGCTCCACACGACGGGCGGCTATCTCGTCCACGCGGCCGCGAGCTTCCGGGCCATGTTCGACTACCATCCTGGCGACATCCATTTCTGCACGGCGGACGTGGGCTGGGTGACGGCGCACACCTATCTGGTCTACGGCCCGCTCGCCAACGGCGCTACCATCGTGCTGTTCGAGGGCGTGCCCACATGGCCTGACGCGTCGCGGTGGTGGCAGATCGTCGAGCAGTACAAGGTCAACATCTTCTACACCGCGCCGACGGCCATCCGCTCGCTGATGCGCGAAGGCGAGGGACCCGTGCGCAAGCACGACCTGTCGTCGCTCAAGATCATGGGCTCCGTGGGAGAGCCCATCAATCCCGAGGCATGGCTGTGGTATCGCGACGTGATCGGAGGCGGCCGCTGCCCCATCGTCGACACCTACTGGCAGACGGAGACGGGCGCGGTGCTCCTGTGCCCGCTGCCGGGCGCGACGGCCCTGAAGCCCGGCTCGGCGACCAAGCCGTTCTTCGGCGTGCGTCCCGCGCTCATCGGCAGCGACGGCGCGATCGTCGACGGCGAGGGAGCCGGCAGCCTGTGCTTTGCCGATTCCTGGCCGGGTCAGGCCCGCACGATCCTCGGGGACCGGGAGCGTTTTATGAAGACCTACTTCAGCGCCTATCCCGGATACTACTTCACGGGCGACGGCGCGCGACGCGATGCGGATGGCGACTACTGGATCACGGGGCGTCTGGACGACGTCATCAACGTGTCAGGCCATCGGCTCGGGACGGTGGAGGTCGAGGCGGCTCTGGCCTCGCATCCCTCGGTGGCGGAGGCCGCCGTCGTGGGCGTCCCGCACGAGATCAAGGGGCAGGGCATCTTTGCCTTCGTGACCCTGAAGGAGGGCGTCACCGAGAGCGCGGAGCTGCAGCGCGAGCTGATCCAGGCCGTGCGCACCCGTATCGGCCCCATCGCCACGCCGGATCGGATCGAGTGGGCCGCGCAACTGCCGAAGAACCGTTCGGGCAAGATCCTGCGGCGGATTCTCACGCGCATCGCGGCGGGCGACTTCGAGAACCACGGCGACACCACCACCGTGGCGGATCCCGCCGTGGTCGCGGCGATCGTCGGGCGCATGCAGGCCCAGGCTCAGGCCCAGCCCCAAGGCGTTTGA
- the miaA gene encoding tRNA (adenosine(37)-N6)-dimethylallyltransferase MiaA, protein MSDGEIGAVLIAGPTASGKSALGIKLAQALGGVVINADSMQVYRDLRVITARPTPEDEAEAPHRLYGHVDAAVNFSVGRYVADAVGVLREIRGHKLPIFVGGTGLYFKALTEGLSDIPPVPEAIRDEVRRESEGLETPELHRLLVGRDPETARTLRPSDRLRVQRALEIFAATGRPLVSFHGARQPGPLDGVPVVKVFLAPEREELRLRIDRRFLAMMEQGALEEVRALGARNLDPMLPAMRAHGVPGLLAHLRGEIPLDEAVARGQGDTRRYAKRQFTWFRHQLPDWRWAAPDEGFEAVMAAFNAQGRLHTSDRT, encoded by the coding sequence GTGAGTGACGGGGAGATCGGAGCGGTTCTCATTGCAGGACCGACCGCATCAGGCAAGTCCGCTTTGGGCATCAAACTGGCGCAGGCCCTCGGTGGCGTGGTGATCAACGCCGATTCCATGCAGGTCTATCGCGACCTGCGGGTGATCACGGCCCGTCCGACGCCGGAGGACGAGGCCGAGGCGCCGCACCGCCTCTACGGCCACGTGGATGCCGCCGTGAACTTCTCCGTCGGGCGCTATGTGGCCGATGCCGTCGGCGTTCTCCGGGAGATCCGGGGCCACAAGCTGCCGATCTTCGTGGGCGGGACCGGGCTCTACTTCAAGGCCTTGACCGAGGGGCTGTCCGACATCCCTCCCGTTCCGGAAGCCATCCGGGACGAGGTGCGGCGGGAGAGCGAGGGGCTGGAAACCCCGGAGCTGCATCGCCTCCTCGTCGGGCGCGATCCGGAAACGGCCCGGACCCTGCGCCCCTCCGACCGGCTGCGGGTGCAGCGTGCCTTGGAAATCTTCGCGGCCACGGGCCGGCCTCTCGTCTCCTTCCATGGGGCGCGTCAGCCGGGTCCCCTGGACGGCGTGCCGGTCGTCAAGGTCTTCCTGGCGCCGGAGCGCGAGGAATTGCGCCTGCGCATCGACCGGCGATTTCTCGCCATGATGGAGCAGGGCGCTCTCGAAGAGGTCAGGGCTCTGGGCGCGCGAAACCTCGATCCCATGCTTCCCGCCATGCGGGCCCATGGCGTTCCGGGCCTCCTGGCCCATCTGCGGGGTGAGATCCCGCTCGACGAGGCCGTTGCCCGGGGGCAGGGCGACACGCGCCGGTACGCCAAGCGCCAGTTCACCTGGTTCCGACATCAGCTGCCGGACTGGCGATGGGCGGCGCCGGACGAGGGTTTCGAAGCCGTCATGGCCGCGTTCAATGCGCAGGGGCGCCTGCATACATCTGATAGAACGTGA
- the ilvC gene encoding ketol-acid reductoisomerase, translated as MRVYYDRDADINLIKGKKVAIVGYGSQGHAHTLNLRDSGVKDIVVALRKGSPSAAKAEAAGLRVMEVAEAAKWADVVMMLTPDELQADIYRNDLHDNMKEGAALLFAHGLNVHFNLIEPRKDLDVLMVAPKGPGHTVRSEYQRGGGVPTLIAIHQDSTGNAHDIALSYASANGGGRAGIIETTFKEECETDLFGEQAVLCGGLVELIKAGFETLVEAGYAPEMAYFECLHEVKLIVDLIYEGGIANMNYSISNTAEYGEYVTGPRIITPETKAEMKRVLEDIQSGKFTRDWMLENKVNQTSFKATRARNAAHPIEDVGSRLRDMMPWIKEKALVDKTKN; from the coding sequence ATGCGCGTGTATTACGATCGCGACGCCGATATCAATCTGATCAAGGGCAAGAAGGTCGCCATCGTCGGCTATGGCAGCCAGGGGCATGCCCATACCCTGAACCTGCGCGATTCCGGCGTGAAGGACATCGTCGTGGCGCTGCGCAAGGGCTCTCCTTCCGCCGCCAAGGCCGAGGCCGCCGGACTGCGCGTAATGGAAGTGGCCGAGGCCGCCAAGTGGGCCGATGTGGTCATGATGCTGACCCCGGACGAGCTGCAGGCCGACATCTACCGCAACGATCTGCACGACAACATGAAGGAAGGCGCGGCGCTTCTCTTCGCGCACGGCCTCAACGTGCATTTCAACCTCATCGAGCCCCGCAAGGACCTCGACGTGCTCATGGTCGCTCCGAAGGGCCCTGGCCACACGGTGCGCTCCGAGTACCAGCGCGGCGGCGGCGTCCCGACCCTGATCGCGATCCACCAGGACTCCACGGGCAATGCTCATGACATCGCGCTGTCCTACGCCTCCGCCAATGGCGGCGGCCGCGCCGGCATCATCGAGACCACCTTCAAGGAAGAGTGCGAGACCGACCTCTTCGGCGAGCAGGCCGTGCTCTGCGGCGGCCTCGTCGAGCTGATCAAGGCCGGCTTCGAGACCCTGGTCGAGGCAGGCTACGCCCCCGAGATGGCCTATTTCGAGTGCCTGCACGAAGTGAAGCTGATCGTCGACCTCATCTACGAGGGCGGCATCGCCAACATGAACTACTCGATCTCGAACACCGCCGAGTACGGCGAGTACGTCACGGGGCCCCGCATCATCACGCCCGAGACCAAGGCCGAGATGAAGCGCGTTCTGGAGGATATCCAGTCCGGCAAGTTCACCCGCGACTGGATGCTCGAGAACAAGGTCAACCAGACCTCCTTCAAGGCGACCCGCGCCCGCAACGCCGCGCATCCCATCGAGGATGTGGGCTCGCGCCTGCGCGACATGATGCCCTGGATCAAGGAGAAGGCTCTGGTCGACAAGACCAAGAACTGA
- a CDS encoding DUF924 family protein: MQRLATPDEVLAFWREAGPEKWFSKDEAFDQVCRDRFMPTYEAAARGDLNEWELTPEGALAAILLLDQFPRNMFRGLRETYKTDPVALMVADRAIERGFDKKVEPEFRRFFYLPFMHSESLRHQERSVALNEALGEDSMKWARHHRDIVARFGRFPHRNAILGRETTPEEEAFLRESDFRG; this comes from the coding sequence ATGCAACGCCTCGCCACTCCCGATGAAGTCCTTGCCTTCTGGCGCGAAGCCGGACCGGAGAAGTGGTTCTCGAAGGATGAAGCCTTCGACCAGGTCTGCCGGGACCGTTTCATGCCTACCTACGAGGCCGCCGCGAGGGGCGATCTCAACGAATGGGAACTCACCCCCGAGGGCGCGCTCGCCGCTATTCTTCTGCTCGATCAGTTCCCGCGAAACATGTTCCGCGGTCTGCGCGAGACCTACAAGACCGATCCCGTCGCCCTGATGGTCGCGGACCGCGCCATCGAGAGAGGGTTCGACAAAAAGGTGGAACCGGAGTTCCGCCGCTTCTTCTACCTGCCCTTCATGCACTCCGAATCCTTGCGGCACCAGGAGCGCTCGGTGGCGTTGAACGAAGCCCTCGGCGAGGACTCCATGAAGTGGGCGCGCCACCATCGCGATATCGTCGCCCGATTCGGCCGCTTCCCCCACCGCAATGCCATCCTCGGACGTGAGACGACGCCGGAGGAGGAAGCCTTCCTGCGAGAGAGCGACTTCAGGGGCTGA
- a CDS encoding RMD1 family protein, with protein sequence MTDTISSTGIPMQNQRLTARALLLGDRLDVAGLERSDVLSATPLAFRAGQDGFVALFRYGVAVLVGLTPLEEDEVIRGLRQRIQGEFSRHEEETAIIEISPDRDDQIPPGGPIYLKKLSTERLIVIADALSKSATLARDEREATAAFELVEPSVQHVAANGRRPSDRRKILKQVGQALLVRQRMSGRVAVEDKPDVLWDRPDLERLYARLEDEYELKERAAALHRKLEVLGDTAQALTDIIDTERSLRLELIIVLLILFEIFITFYQMYAGAPAH encoded by the coding sequence ATGACCGACACGATCTCTTCCACCGGCATTCCCATGCAAAACCAGCGGCTGACCGCCCGCGCCCTGCTTTTAGGGGATCGCCTCGATGTGGCCGGACTGGAGCGCAGCGACGTGCTCTCCGCCACGCCCCTCGCCTTCCGGGCCGGCCAGGACGGCTTCGTGGCCTTGTTCCGCTACGGCGTGGCCGTGCTCGTGGGCCTGACCCCGCTCGAGGAGGATGAGGTCATCCGTGGCCTGCGGCAGCGCATCCAGGGCGAGTTCTCGCGCCACGAGGAGGAGACCGCAATCATCGAGATCTCCCCCGACCGGGACGACCAGATCCCGCCCGGCGGGCCGATCTACCTCAAGAAGCTCTCCACGGAGCGCCTCATCGTCATTGCCGACGCTCTCTCCAAGAGCGCCACCCTGGCCCGTGACGAACGGGAAGCCACCGCCGCGTTCGAGTTGGTGGAGCCTTCGGTCCAGCACGTCGCGGCCAATGGCCGCCGGCCGAGCGATCGCCGCAAGATCCTGAAGCAGGTCGGCCAAGCCCTTCTTGTCCGCCAGCGCATGTCCGGTCGCGTGGCCGTGGAGGACAAGCCCGACGTGCTGTGGGACCGGCCGGACCTCGAGCGTCTCTATGCGCGGCTGGAGGACGAATACGAGCTGAAGGAGCGTGCCGCCGCGCTCCACCGCAAGCTCGAGGTGTTGGGGGATACCGCGCAGGCGCTGACCGACATCATCGACACGGAGCGTTCGCTCCGCCTCGAACTCATCATCGTCCTCCTGATCCTCTTCGAGATCTTCATCACGTTCTATCAGATGTATGCAGGCGCCCCTGCGCATTGA
- the pdxY gene encoding pyridoxal kinase PdxY → MNVLSIQSHVAYGHVGNASAVFPMQRLGVEVWPIHTVQFSNHTGYGSWKGRVFDGPAIEELVEGIAERGVLDRCDGVLSGYMGSADIGNAILSAVARVRALNPQALYCCDPVIGDVGRGVFVRPGIPEFMREQAVPAADIITPNQFELDYLSGRRTETLSDVKQAVSEVQELGPRAVLVTSVEAQETPAGTIDLVAGEGGRFWRVRTPKLSLSINGAGDAIAALFFVHYARSRSAATALAEASASVYGLLKRTEEAGSREILTIAAQDEFVSPTHRFTPEEV, encoded by the coding sequence ATGAATGTTCTCTCGATCCAATCACATGTTGCCTATGGTCATGTGGGCAATGCATCCGCCGTCTTTCCGATGCAGCGCCTCGGAGTCGAAGTCTGGCCCATTCATACGGTGCAGTTTTCCAACCACACGGGCTACGGCTCCTGGAAGGGCCGGGTCTTCGACGGGCCCGCGATCGAAGAGCTCGTGGAGGGCATTGCCGAGCGGGGCGTGCTCGACCGCTGCGACGGCGTGCTCTCGGGCTATATGGGCTCGGCCGACATCGGCAATGCGATCCTGTCCGCCGTGGCGCGGGTGCGGGCTCTCAACCCCCAGGCCCTCTATTGCTGCGATCCCGTGATCGGGGATGTGGGCCGCGGCGTCTTCGTGCGTCCGGGCATTCCGGAATTCATGCGTGAGCAGGCGGTGCCCGCGGCCGATATCATCACGCCGAACCAGTTCGAGCTGGATTATCTCTCGGGCCGCCGGACGGAAACCTTGAGCGACGTGAAGCAGGCCGTCTCGGAGGTGCAGGAGCTCGGTCCCAGGGCGGTGCTCGTGACCTCCGTCGAGGCGCAGGAGACGCCCGCCGGCACGATCGATCTCGTGGCCGGCGAGGGCGGCCGCTTCTGGCGCGTACGCACCCCCAAGCTCTCGCTCAGCATCAATGGAGCGGGGGACGCGATCGCGGCCCTCTTCTTTGTTCATTATGCCCGCTCCCGCTCCGCTGCGACGGCCCTCGCCGAGGCTTCCGCCTCCGTCTACGGCCTGCTGAAGCGCACGGAGGAGGCCGGATCCCGTGAAATCCTCACCATCGCCGCGCAGGACGAATTCGTCTCGCCCACGCATCGTTTCACCCCCGAGGAGGTTTGA
- a CDS encoding acetolactate synthase 3 large subunit, which translates to MSETMTGAEMVIRALQDQGVEHVFGYPGGAVLPIYDALFHQDSVRHVLVRHEQGAVHAAEGYARASGKPGVVLVTSGPGATNAITGLADAMMDSIPLVCITGQVPTHLIGSDAFQECDTVGITRHCTKHNYLVKSIEDLPRILHEAFYVAQNGRPGPVVVDLPKDIQFKAGSYVRPLSNQHKTYRPTVKGDMDHIRAAVELMANAKRPVFYTGGGVINSGPHAAALLRELVELTGFPITSTLMGLGAYPASGERWLGMLGMHGTYEANLAMHECDVMINIGARFDDRITGRLDAFSPFSKRVHVDIDPSSINKTVKVDIPIVGDCAHVLEDMVRLWRQGGKQADTVELQEWWNKIEGWRSRNCLAYRNSNETIKPQHAIQRLYELTKDRSPYVTTEVGQHQMWAAQYFKFEDPNHWMTSGGHGTMGYGLPAAVGAQLAHPDALVIDIAGEASIQMMLQEMSTALQYNLPVKVFILNNEYMGMVRQWQELLHGGRYSQSYSESLPDFVKLAEAYGAVGIRCDNPADLDAKIMEMISVNRPVIFDCVVDKTENCFPMIPSGKAHNEMLLNDYLGETGADLGSVIDEKGKMLV; encoded by the coding sequence ATGAGCGAGACGATGACCGGAGCCGAAATGGTGATCCGAGCCCTGCAGGACCAGGGCGTCGAGCATGTCTTCGGTTATCCGGGCGGCGCGGTTCTTCCCATCTACGACGCGCTCTTCCATCAGGACAGCGTGCGCCATGTTCTGGTCCGTCACGAGCAGGGGGCGGTCCATGCCGCGGAAGGTTATGCTCGCGCCTCGGGCAAGCCGGGCGTGGTTCTGGTGACCTCGGGACCGGGAGCGACCAATGCCATCACGGGTCTCGCCGACGCCATGATGGACTCGATCCCGCTCGTCTGCATCACCGGTCAGGTGCCGACCCATCTGATCGGCTCCGATGCCTTCCAGGAATGCGACACGGTCGGCATCACCCGCCACTGCACGAAGCACAACTACCTCGTGAAATCCATCGAGGACCTGCCGCGCATCCTGCACGAGGCCTTCTACGTGGCGCAGAACGGACGCCCCGGTCCGGTGGTCGTGGACCTGCCGAAGGACATCCAGTTCAAGGCGGGCAGCTACGTGCGTCCCCTGAGCAACCAGCACAAGACCTATCGCCCGACAGTGAAGGGCGACATGGACCACATCCGCGCCGCCGTCGAGCTGATGGCCAATGCCAAGCGGCCCGTGTTCTATACGGGCGGCGGCGTCATCAATTCCGGTCCGCACGCGGCGGCGCTGTTGCGCGAGCTCGTGGAGCTCACGGGCTTTCCCATTACCTCGACCCTGATGGGCCTCGGCGCTTACCCGGCCTCCGGCGAGCGGTGGCTCGGCATGCTGGGCATGCACGGCACCTACGAGGCCAATCTCGCGATGCATGAATGCGACGTGATGATCAATATCGGAGCCCGTTTCGACGACCGCATCACCGGGCGCCTCGATGCCTTCTCGCCGTTCTCCAAGCGTGTCCACGTGGATATCGACCCCTCCTCCATCAACAAGACCGTGAAGGTGGACATTCCGATCGTCGGCGATTGCGCGCACGTTCTCGAAGACATGGTGCGCCTGTGGCGCCAGGGCGGGAAGCAGGCCGACACGGTCGAGCTTCAGGAGTGGTGGAACAAGATCGAGGGATGGCGCTCCCGCAACTGCCTCGCGTACCGGAACTCGAACGAGACCATCAAGCCGCAACATGCCATTCAGCGCCTCTACGAGCTCACGAAGGATCGCTCGCCCTATGTCACGACAGAGGTGGGCCAGCACCAGATGTGGGCGGCCCAGTACTTCAAGTTCGAGGATCCGAACCACTGGATGACCTCCGGCGGGCACGGCACCATGGGCTACGGTCTTCCCGCTGCCGTCGGAGCGCAGCTCGCGCATCCCGACGCTCTGGTCATCGACATCGCGGGCGAGGCCTCGATCCAGATGATGCTGCAGGAAATGTCCACGGCGCTGCAGTACAACCTGCCGGTCAAGGTGTTCATCCTCAACAACGAATATATGGGAATGGTGCGCCAGTGGCAGGAGCTGCTGCACGGCGGGCGCTACTCGCAGAGCTACTCGGAATCGCTGCCCGATTTCGTGAAGCTCGCGGAAGCCTATGGCGCGGTCGGCATCCGCTGCGACAATCCGGCGGATCTCGACGCGAAGATCATGGAAATGATCAGCGTCAATCGTCCGGTGATCTTCGACTGCGTCGTCGACAAGACCGAGAACTGCTTCCCGATGATTCCGTCGGGCAAGGCCCATAACGAGATGCTGCTCAACGATTATCTCGGCGAGACCGGAGCCGATCTCGGTTCCGTGATCGACGAGAAGGGCAAGATGCTGGTGTGA
- the ilvN gene encoding acetolactate synthase small subunit, which yields MLQMKTHYPDATRVEPVNRHTLAIVVDNEPGVLARIAGLFSGRGYNIESLTVTETEHEAHVSRITIVTTGTDSIIQQIKSQLERLVPVHRVVDLTMTGDAVERELCLVKVVGKGDHRVEAMRLASAFGARTLDATLTSFVYELTGTTDEVERFIKLMTAVGLVEVSRTGVAAMSRGAEGIL from the coding sequence ATGCTCCAGATGAAAACCCATTATCCCGATGCGACCCGCGTCGAGCCCGTCAACCGGCACACCCTTGCCATCGTGGTCGACAACGAGCCGGGCGTTCTCGCCCGTATCGCCGGCCTCTTCTCGGGGCGCGGCTACAACATCGAAAGCCTGACCGTGACCGAGACGGAGCACGAGGCGCACGTCTCGCGCATCACCATCGTCACGACGGGCACGGACAGCATCATCCAGCAGATCAAGAGCCAGCTCGAGCGCCTCGTTCCGGTGCATCGCGTGGTCGATCTCACGATGACCGGCGATGCGGTGGAGCGCGAGCTGTGTCTCGTCAAGGTGGTCGGCAAGGGCGATCATCGCGTGGAGGCGATGCGTCTGGCGTCCGCCTTCGGAGCGCGCACGCTCGATGCGACGCTCACCTCCTTCGTCTACGAGCTCACCGGCACGACCGACGAGGTCGAGCGCTTCATCAAGCTCATGACGGCCGTGGGGCTCGTGGAGGTGTCGCGCACCGGCGTGGCGGCGATGTCGCGGGGAGCCGAGGGGATCCTATAA
- a CDS encoding glutathione S-transferase family protein yields the protein MPTLVIANKCYSSWSLRPWLLMKQLGVAFDEILIPLDLADTKEKVLKHSPAGKVPILIDGDVTVWESIAIMEYVGEAFGSPAWPEDRRARAMARSVAAEMHAGFQALRGACPMNLGRKYAARDRGDAVARDVARFSDVVRQARERFGAGGPFLFGAFSAADAMYAPLATRLATYSFALDAQTRAYVDAILSLPAFQEWRAAALKESWIVDADEVDEEAIENFRNAA from the coding sequence ATGCCCACTCTTGTCATCGCCAACAAGTGCTACTCGTCCTGGTCGTTGCGGCCCTGGCTGCTGATGAAGCAGCTCGGTGTCGCCTTCGACGAGATCCTGATCCCGCTCGACCTGGCGGATACGAAGGAAAAGGTGCTGAAACATTCCCCTGCCGGAAAGGTGCCGATCCTCATCGACGGCGACGTGACGGTGTGGGAGAGCATCGCGATCATGGAATATGTGGGGGAGGCTTTCGGTTCTCCCGCATGGCCCGAGGATCGCAGGGCGCGCGCCATGGCGCGCTCCGTCGCGGCGGAAATGCACGCGGGCTTTCAGGCTTTGCGCGGCGCCTGTCCGATGAACCTCGGCAGGAAATACGCCGCGAGGGATCGCGGCGACGCCGTGGCACGTGATGTCGCGCGCTTCAGCGACGTCGTGCGGCAGGCACGGGAGCGCTTCGGCGCGGGCGGTCCGTTCCTGTTCGGGGCCTTCTCGGCGGCCGACGCCATGTATGCGCCGCTCGCGACGCGCCTCGCCACCTACTCCTTCGCCCTCGATGCGCAGACCCGAGCCTATGTCGACGCGATCCTCTCGCTGCCCGCTTTCCAGGAATGGCGCGCCGCGGCGCTGAAGGAGAGCTGGATCGTCGATGCCGACGAGGTCGATGAAGAAGCCATCGAGAATTTCCGAAACGCAGCCTGA
- the serB gene encoding phosphoserine phosphatase SerB encodes MASSQVPLVATLVANPAKPVVTDDLVAEAAGALGHEAERTVLARGIAADLILPSSAEPGTVEASLRKALEGQPVDIVVQPLGTRRKRLFLADMDSTMIGQECIDELADYVGLKAEVSEITERAMRGEIAFEPALRERVALLKNLPVGVVDEIIEKRITLTPGGPSLVRTIRANGGYACLVSGGFTLFTGPIGSKIGFNEDRSNHLILDGEKLAGLVEEPILGREAKLATLVEVRSRLNLAHHETMAVGDGANDLAMLGEAGLGVAYRAKPAVAAAAHARIDHADLTALLYVQGYRAEEIVAPSV; translated from the coding sequence ATGGCGTCTTCTCAAGTCCCTCTCGTCGCAACCCTGGTCGCCAATCCCGCCAAGCCCGTCGTCACCGACGACCTCGTGGCGGAAGCGGCAGGCGCGCTGGGACATGAGGCCGAACGCACCGTCCTGGCAAGGGGAATCGCCGCGGACCTGATCCTCCCCTCCTCGGCCGAGCCCGGAACCGTCGAAGCCTCCCTGCGCAAGGCCCTTGAAGGTCAGCCCGTCGACATCGTCGTGCAGCCCCTCGGCACCCGCCGCAAGCGGCTGTTTCTGGCAGACATGGACTCGACCATGATCGGGCAGGAATGCATCGATGAACTGGCCGATTACGTGGGGCTCAAGGCGGAGGTATCGGAGATTACCGAGCGCGCCATGCGCGGCGAGATCGCCTTCGAGCCTGCCCTGCGCGAGCGGGTTGCCTTGCTGAAGAACCTGCCGGTCGGCGTGGTGGACGAGATCATCGAGAAGCGCATCACCCTGACCCCCGGCGGCCCGTCGCTCGTTCGGACCATCCGGGCGAATGGCGGCTATGCCTGCCTGGTCTCCGGGGGCTTCACCCTGTTCACCGGGCCCATCGGCTCGAAGATCGGCTTCAACGAGGACCGTTCCAATCACCTGATCCTTGACGGCGAAAAGCTCGCCGGCCTCGTCGAGGAGCCGATCCTCGGCCGCGAGGCGAAACTCGCGACCCTCGTCGAAGTGCGTTCCCGCCTCAACCTCGCGCATCACGAGACGATGGCGGTCGGCGACGGCGCCAACGACCTCGCCATGCTGGGAGAAGCGGGCCTCGGCGTCGCCTACCGCGCGAAGCCCGCGGTGGCTGCCGCCGCCCATGCCCGGATCGATCATGCGGATCTGACGGCTCTGCTCTATGTGCAGGGCTATCGCGCCGAGGAGATCGTTGCACCATCCGTCTGA